The genomic interval GCTGAAACGTTGCCCGTAGGCCAGGCGGAAGTCCATGGGCGTGCCGATGATAAGGGCCACATCGCACTGGCCCATGGCCAGGCGGCGGGTCCGGGAGAAGAAGAGGGGATGGTCTTGGCGGAGACAGCCACGGCCCATCGCGTTGAGGTATACGGGGGCCTGCAACCTCTCCGCCAACTTTCGCAGCTCCTCATGGGCCTCGTCCCAGTAGACCTGGGAGCCAGCCATGATCATGGGCTGCTGGGCCTTAGCCAGGATGCGCGCCGCCTCCTGTACCAGGCGGGGGTCTGGGCACTTGCGGCCCTGGGGGCGGTACCGCTCGGGGAAGTAGACCTCTGACTCCTCCACCCGCTGGAAGAGCACATCGGTGGGGATCTCCAGGAACACGGGGCCACGGCGGCCCGTCATGGCTTCCCGGAAGGCTATGCTAATGTATTCGGGTATGCGTTTGGTCTCGTAGACGCAGCGGGCCCACTTGGTGATGGGCCGCATGAGCTCTATTTGGTCCATCTCTTGCAGGGCTCCCATCTCAAAGCGGCTGAGGGGGCTGCGGCCGCCGATGACCAACATGGGGCTCTTGTTGTGGTAGGCGTTGGCCACGGCGGTGACCACGTCGGTGACGCCAGGGCCAGCGGTGACCACCGCCACCCCGCAGCGACGGGTGGCACGCGACCATCCCTCGGCGGCGTGGCCAGCGGCTTGCTCGTGGCGCACATCGACGATGCGCACCCCTTCATCGATGCAGGCATCGTATATGGCCTGCACATGCCCCCCGCACAGGGTGAAGATGACGTCCACCCCCTCCCGCTTTAGGGCCTTGACTACTAGGTCGCCTCCGTCCACCAGTGCCATGGCTCCTCCTGCAGCCGTCCTCTCCCCTATGGTAAGTCCTCTTCTGGGGTGGTGTCAGCTTCCCAGGGAGGGGAGAGTCCTAGGGCCTGCAGGGTGCCGGGGCGCGC from Dehalococcoidia bacterium carries:
- a CDS encoding acetolactate synthase, with product MALVDGGDLVVKALKREGVDVIFTLCGGHVQAIYDACIDEGVRIVDVRHEQAAGHAAEGWSRATRRCGVAVVTAGPGVTDVVTAVANAYHNKSPMLVIGGRSPLSRFEMGALQEMDQIELMRPITKWARCVYETKRIPEYISIAFREAMTGRRGPVFLEIPTDVLFQRVEESEVYFPERYRPQGRKCPDPRLVQEAARILAKAQQPMIMAGSQVYWDEAHEELRKLAERLQAPVYLNAMGRGCLRQDHPLFFSRTRRLAMGQCDVALIIGTPMDFRLAYGQRFSSQCQIVQIDSDPSELGRNRDFTVAIEGDAKATLEALAAELGDRPSQHDQWLKALREEEEKIRAQREEFERSDAVPIHPLRLCREIANFVDDNTIVVGDGGDIVNLAAQVLPINNPGQWYDPGPFGTLGVGTGFCMALATVFPHKRILMVNGDGTFGLNGFEFDTFVRFNMPIVSVVGNDRQWGQIVVGQRLMYGKDRVVASLLGDNARYDLVVEALGGHGEFVTEPHQIRPALERALASGKPACVNVIIDQDPPGIRGGYEFM